GGTGGCGCGCCTGCAACTGAGCAAGCTCGGCGCCATGCTCACCGAACTGACCGACGAGCAGGCCGCTTATATCGGCGTGCCCAAGGAGGGTCCCTACAAAAGCGATCATTATCGCTATTGAGGGATCGCTCCGTTGCAACGCAAAAAAGCCCCGCCGGTTACGGTGGGGCTTTTTTGCGTCGCGAAATCCTGGTTCAGGGGGCGGTGACGAGAAAGGCCGCGCTTTGTTCGCCGTCGGGATTGACCACTTGCAGCTCCAGGGGGCGCGGTTCGCGGGTCACCGGAAAGCGGGTGTAACGCAGGGTGCGGCAGTCGAGCACCTGGATGAATTCGGCGCCGGGCCTAGCGCCGGCCACGCCGCGAATGACCTCGCCGTTGACCAGCAGGCGGGAATTAAACTGGAAATTGCGGCCGCTGATGATCAGCTCATAGGAATTCACCCGGTCACCGCCCAGGGTGACGGAATGGATCCGCGGCTGGCTGCTGACCTGAACGCCGTGAGCCAGGGATGATTTGCCGCCGGGATTGACCACCTGCACGCTGTGCATCCCGCTTTTCAGCGGCGGAAAGCTAAAGACAATCTGCTCGGCCGTCGCGGAGGAACTCGGCACGGCCGCCTGGTTGACCAGCACCTGGGCGCCGGGCTGAAACGCGCGCCCACTAATCCGAATCTGTCGTTCATCCTCGTCGGCGCATTCTTCCATGCGGGTGGGGCTGAGGCCGCTGATCCAGGGGGGCGGCTCGATCAGACGAAACAGCAGGCCACGCGGCGAGGTGCCGGTACTGCTGCGCAGCAGCAGCAGGTAGTCGCCTTCGGCAAGCGGCGGAACCCGCACCACCAGGCGCTGCTCCTCGCGCACATCCGGGCGCAGGGTTTCGCTGCCGAACAGCACTTCGACATCGGCGGGGAAGGGGCCGCCGGTCAGGGTCAAAAGCGCGCCCGCTTCCGCGGTGGAAGGGGATATGGATCGGATTTCCAGGGCCAAGCCACTGGTCGCGCTCAGGAGAATGCCGGCGATCCACGCAAGCAACAGGGTCGTACGCAGGAAGCTGCTCAAGGCGAATTCCTTTCTCATGGCTCAAGTTAACCAGATTCGCCGATCAACTCAAGGGAACCCGGATCAGCCGGCCTGCTCGCGCAGCAGCAGCCACAGGCCCAGCAGCAGAAACAACAGATTCACGCTCCAGGCGGCGAGGATCGGGGGCAGCAGGCCCGCATAGCCCAGGGCCATGCTGACGGCGTGCAGGATGTGGTAGCCAAAGCCGATGACCAAGGTCACGGCGATACCCAAGGCGATACGACCGCCGCGGCCTTTTTGCAAGGCAAAGGGAATGCCGATGAACGCCATGAGGAAGGTCGCGACGGGAGCGGCCAGGCGATTGTGCATGTCGACGATCAGGCGGCGGGGGTTGTATCCTTCC
The sequence above is drawn from the Geoalkalibacter sp. genome and encodes:
- a CDS encoding IPT/TIG domain-containing protein, whose product is MSSFLRTTLLLAWIAGILLSATSGLALEIRSISPSTAEAGALLTLTGGPFPADVEVLFGSETLRPDVREEQRLVVRVPPLAEGDYLLLLRSSTGTSPRGLLFRLIEPPPWISGLSPTRMEECADEDERQIRISGRAFQPGAQVLVNQAAVPSSSATAEQIVFSFPPLKSGMHSVQVVNPGGKSSLAHGVQVSSQPRIHSVTLGGDRVNSYELIISGRNFQFNSRLLVNGEVIRGVAGARPGAEFIQVLDCRTLRYTRFPVTREPRPLELQVVNPDGEQSAAFLVTAP